AACAATTCAACAATGGTTTGTCGGAAATATCGATACACGGGAACAAGGGCCACGATAATTCGTTGATGAATTcgagaagaaaaattgctGATGCAATTAGCAAGTTATGGGAGTTGGATTCAGgaattcaaaattgtttcGATAGGTCGAATGAATTCCAATTAGAGTCGAGTGCTGTGTACTACTTCGAATGTATCCATAAATTTGCTGATCCTAATTATTTATGCAACGACATGGATATTTTAAAGGGAAGAATCAAAACTACTGGCATCACCGAAACTAACTTCAAcatcaattcatttaagTTCAAAGTTTTGGATGCTGGTGGTCAACGCCTGGAGCGTAAGAAATGGATACACTGCTTTGATAATATAACGGCAATACTATTTGTATTAGCGATTTCGGAGTATGACCAAATGCTATTTGAAGACGAGAAAGTTAACAGAATGCACGAGTCGATCATTTTGTTTGATTCGTTGTGCAATTCTAAATGGTTCCTTAATACtccatttatattatttttgaacaAAATTGATCTCTTTGAATCAAAGCTTTCAAAATCTCCGTTGAGGAAATATTTCCCTGATTATACTGGAAAAGCAACTGATTTGGATGAAGCGGTTAAGTTTTTCGAAAAGATTTTCTTAAATTTGAATGCTACAAAAAAACCCATTTATGTTCATAGGACTTGTGCTACagattcaaaatcaatgaagTTTGTTTTATCTGCGGTGACAGATCTAATCGTTCAAcagaatttgatgaagagtGGCATAATCtaagaagaatattctaTTTAAGTACTGTTAATAAACTTTTGTgcatattattatttatgttATCGTCAATCtaaagaataaatatattttatactaaatatataaaatgcTGTAAGAAGAAAACACAGAGTAATAGGGTAAAAAAAATAACTTGAGAAGAATTAATAGGAATAATGACGATAGATAAACAAATGAGCAATGAATTATGATattcattcaaattgttTCATTACGTCTCTAACaacaattcattatataaaCAAGGgtctttcttttcaaaacaataaattgattaaaaataataagctTTTATTTTATCTTATGTATAAATGCGATCAGAGAATTTGGGAATTAAATTGCTTACCATCTCATCATAGCCATGTCATTTCTAGAACGGTTGTAGTCAAATAAATCTTCGATTTGACCAGTACCAGAAATAACGATATCTTGATCCCACAAGGCGACTTGAGCCCAGGACTTAATGTCCTTAGTAGTAATAGAATCGATTCTTTCTAAAGCTTCTTGGAGAGAGTTTCTGTAACCAGTCAATAAGACCTTGTTGGCAATATCAGAAGCAATAGCCTTGGTGGAGTTTAATTCGGCCAATAAAGCGGTCTTAACAGCGTTCTTACCACGAGCAACTTCAGCATCGGAGATAGAGATGGATAATCTGTTCCATTCCTTTAATGTGAAGTGaacaaattcatcaacacTACCAACGTTAGAAATTTCAGCATTGAAACCCCATAAACCAGTGTCCGAGTAAGAGGTGGAGAAGTGGGTGTATTTGTCAACGATGTGATATTCTTGAACGATGGAAGCTAATTTAGCACTGGTAAATTTAGCATTAACAGAGTTGTGGTCAAAGTTACCAAAGATAGCAGAGGCAACCTTGGCAACGTAGTAAGCTGGGGAGGTAATACCTTCACCTTGAGCGGCGATAGAAACGTAAGCCTTTGGCAAGGTGTCATCTCTCATTCTAATTTCAGAACCCAAGAAAGTGGCTGGCTTGGTAGCTGGCTTTAAACCTTGTGGGATGGATAAAGAGCTTTCAAGAGTGTCGACTAATTCGTCGTGGTTGATGTTACCCGAGGCAGCGATGACGGTGTTAGAACCGACGAGGTGTCTTTCGAGCAAACGAACGGAATCTTGCACTTCCAAATCTTGGACCGATTCAGCAGTACCTAAGGTTGGTAAAGCTAACGAGAAACCTTGGTATGCAGACGCATTCAAGTGTTCCAAAACCATCTTGGATGGGATAGATTCGAGTTTGTTGGCTTGCGCAATTAATGAGGCCTTAGCTTTAGCGAATTCGTTCAGTTCTAAAGTAGCAGTAGAGTTCTTCACAATGTTTGCAATAGCATTCGCGGCTTCCTTGACGTTTTCGTTGGTAGATTGAGCAATAATCCCGTTCGTTTCCTTGGTGTTTTCACTGGTAAATAATACACCATTTTGAACGTTGTTGGACAACGTATTAGCAGTTAAAGCAGAAATACCATTACTGTATGGGTGTTCTGATCTCGAACCAGCACCGAACCACAATCCAACAGTAGCGGATTCGGCGTGTGGGTTGTTTTCAGTAGCGACAGTTACTCCATTGGATAATGTAGCATATTTAGTTTGAGAATTGGCACTCGAGATAAAACGACGAGCTGTCAAGTTTTTAGCGCTGGTACGGAGGGCTGATCCACGAATCATCGTTATTATAATGCAACAGTTAAGTAATTAATGGTTTTCCTATTACTATTACTTTAGATAGAATATTTTTACGTTTTTTCACCTGAATGTTAACCTTTGTTAGTGCGTATTGCCAATCAGccaatgaaaaattgtgAATTATTTAGAGGGCCTGGTTAGGGCACGTCGCATTGATTTTAGTATGGGCCATGGATATGACATGTATATGGCATGGATATGGACGGGTCAGTGGGATATAGAGAGTTGGCGGATGAAATGGATGGTGTTGGGGTCTAACACAGTGGTGAATTTAAAGTGAATTTTGTGTAGTGTGAATTTTGTGTGTAGTGTGAATGTAGAGGTGGCTGTAAAGGTGTGGGTATAGGGTAGAATGAGTATGCAAAGCAGGAGGAGACAATAAGGGAGGGTGAAGGGATGGTGGTGGTTGGGTACGAAATTGCAACGTAGAGGACGAGTATGGAGTAGTCAAGAGAGTTGGATTTTTTGTAGATGAGGTCTGCGTGTACATTGATTGTAAATAGTATTCCAAGTGATACCTTAGGTCGAAGCAGCATGCAGAGCCGGTCATTCTCATACCGAAGAAACAAGTATTAAGCAGTTCGAATgtcaaaattttccaacaacaattctatatatatagcaGTAATTACGGTTAATACCAGTAAATGATGTCAAAGCAATAGGAGGCAGTTCCGTCGAACAGTACATAGTTGCATGGAGATGGTTGCATAGGAGATAATTCCATAGGAGATAATTCCATAGGAGATAGTTTCATAGGAGATAGTTTCATAGGAGATAGTTTCATAGGAGATAGTTTCATAGGAGATAGTTTCATAGGAGATAGTTTCATAGGAGATAGTTTCATAGGAGATTCCATAGTAGAAAGTGAAGCAACAGTTCTATAGTAGAAAGTTATGGAACAATCATAGGACACAACCTTATAAAGAGCTCCACATGAGACAACATCCGTAACAAAGTATAGGAGTGTTCTATGAGACACACCCTTAAACCGTCACACCAGTccaacaaaatcatttagCTATCGCCCAAATACCTCAAACCACGTCTCTTTCGCAGCCTATTCTCCTATCGCCTATTTGTCCCACTCTACATTGCAACCCTTCCCTTCTCACTTCCCACACTTCGTCCTTCCTACACTCCCAGACGTTGCCACATCACGTATCCATGTTATCGCATCGTTGCACTCCCACACCCTACCCAAACGTTTCCCTACCCTTAAAGCCTTACCTACTACGCTGCAATTCCGCTGATCGCCGTTACTTTGCCTCTACTTAATACTCACTCACTCACGCCCACCCTCTACTGTCTCGCGTCTTCCCCTGTCCAAGAACAGACACGTTAATTGGGCTCTTGGCACGCCCAGGCTGTTTACCAAGAAATGCTCGTGCGAATCGTCCCACCTCTCACACTAGATTAACCCGTACAGCCTCGTCTCCATCGTATCCGCCTACTTCTTTTCTCTCGAAACCTCTAATTTACGTTGTTTCGTATCCATCGAAGCTCTTCACCCAATTGTTGCGCATATtaaaataacaataatagatTCCGGGGCTATAGATCCCACGTTTGTATAGTACCCTCTGCGCGCTAATTTTACATTTCTTATTCCCACCTTCCACTTCTTACATCTTTCCAGTTCTTACATCTTTTACTCATTATCTATCTTTTGTCCATCAGACTCGCCTTCATTCCTTCTTCCTCCCCTTTATCACTCGTATTACCAGTCATATATGCCTAGGTCTAGGTTTCTATTGTCGCACATCCTGCTCAATTAGGCAGCTTCTGGAACAATTGCTGCAGCATTGTATGTAGACGTAAACATTCCATAT
The nucleotide sequence above comes from Debaryomyces hansenii CBS767 chromosome A complete sequence. Encoded proteins:
- a CDS encoding DEHA2D13640p (similar to uniprot|P07256 Saccharomyces cerevisiae YBL045C COR1 Core subunit of the ubiquinol-cytochrome c reductase complex); translated protein: MIRGSALRTSAKNLTARRFISSANSQTKYATLSNGVTVATENNPHAESATVGLWFGAGSRSEHPYSNGISALTANTLSNNVQNGVLFTSENTKETNGIIAQSTNENVKEAANAIANIVKNSTATLESNEFAKAKASLIAQANKLESIPSKMVLEHLNASAYQGFSLALPTLGTAESVQDLEVQDSVRLLERHLVGSNTVIAASGNINHDELVDTLESSLSIPQGLKPATKPATFLGSEIRMRDDTLPKAYVSIAAQGEGITSPAYYVAKVASAIFGNFDHNSVNAKFTSAKLASIVQEYHIVDKYTHFSTSYSDTGLWGFNAEISNVGSVDEFVHFTLKEWNRLSISISDAEVARGKNAVKTALLAELNSTKAIASDIANKVLLTGYRNSLQEALERIDSITTKDIKSWAQVALWDQDIVISGTGQIEDLFDYNRSRNDMAMMRW
- a CDS encoding DEHA2D13684p (no similarity), with protein sequence MESPMKLSPMKLSPMKLSPMKLSPMKLSPMKLSPMKLSPMELSPMELSPMQPSPCNYVSFDGTASYCFDIIYWY
- a CDS encoding DEHA2D13662p (no similarity), encoding MRMTGSACCFDLRYHLEYYLQSMYTQTSSTKNPTLLTTPYSSSTLQFRTQPPPSLHPPLLSPPALHTHSTLYPHLYSHLYIHTTHKIHTTQNSL
- a CDS encoding DEHA2D13618p (similar to uniprot|P08539 Saccharomyces cerevisiae YHR005C GPA1 GTP-binding protein alpha subunit of the pheromone pathway); this translates as MGCAASVPEMDENDPFIQDKKINDAIEQRLRTSKQNEKNQVKLLLLGAGESGKSTVLKQMKLLHKGGFTQQERMQYSQVIWVDVIQSMKILIIHARKLGIRLECDQDNSPLIPYKQIILRANALDQIDTGVAGGTNFLNDYVLKYSEGNKNKRKLSSTGVASSSFWDDETIESPRRKDSNGVEQFNNGLSEISIHGNKGHDNSLMNSRRKIADAISKLWELDSGIQNCFDRSNEFQLESSAVYYFECIHKFADPNYLCNDMDILKGRIKTTGITETNFNINSFKFKVLDAGGQRSERKKWIHCFDNITAILFVLAISEYDQMLFEDEKVNRMHESIILFDSLCNSKWFLNTPFILFLNKIDLFESKLSKSPLRKYFPDYTGKATDLDEAVKFFEKIFLNLNATKKPIYVHRTCATDSKSMKFVLSAVTDLIVQQNLMKSGII